Within the Eucalyptus grandis isolate ANBG69807.140 chromosome 1, ASM1654582v1, whole genome shotgun sequence genome, the region atttgcATCGACCACTCATGTCCTGCCACGTAAGCATAAATCAGAAAAgtaattctctttcttctccttcaagctGATATGGCATATTAGAGACGGTACTCGTTCGAACCCTGTAATGACGTATTTATATAGACATATAAAATATGATTTGATGATTTATAACATGAACGAGGAAATAATATAAACTATTCGTGATTACGTATTTCGCAAGCACACGTATTGTTTTGAGATGAAGACTGTATTCGGTTGAGAGTTACTGGATTGCTCCTGGAATTAGTCCTCTCATTTCAGATGAACACGGCTCTTCAGCATcttcttttctcattctcatgccAGTTATTTGTCTAATCTAGACTCTAGTACATGATGCTCAGACTGATTAAATTAATCATTGAGATCACAATTCAAAGACAGGACAAAGTACTGGTTTAAAAAAATGTCGAAATCATTCGATTATCCGGCCGGGCGATCTTTACAACGGAATCTGTAATTACCGAGTTAATTTAATCTTCTTTTGTCTATCAACATATTGCTGCAATTTGCTTCTATGAACATGTTTCGGAAAGAAAACTTGTCTACCATCTCTTGGGTCTATATTCCCAGGAGGAAAATCTGGCCAGTTCATGTCCTTTCCATTCCAGGAACATCTCATTCCCTTGTTCTCCAAGCTTCACCTCATAGGATGTCTTACCTTTCAGCATTTCCTGGGCTTCCACTACGCTCTCTCTGGCTATTCGCAGCCGGTCTAAGCCTTGCGCAACCGGGGCGTCTGTGCCATTTCTCATTTCGCCCCATCTGTGGAGCCACGAGAGAGACGAGATGAACGGCGCGACGAAGAGCATCTCCATGGCAATTCGTGACTCTGAAAGCTGGGGAGGAAAATCGGACTGCATTGACTCTAAGATTGAATGGTATCGCcttaacaaattgtcaaaaaaatcccCCAAGGTCGAGCAGTTCTTGAGCTTCTCGAATCCGTTTCCATCGCCGAAAGTTATGATCCCTGCGGTATGAGCAAACCAATCGGCGCGATCGGCCAAAAATTCCTTGGCCACTCTAAAGAAATCATTCACTCTTCTAGTTGTCGTAGTCCTTCCCATGTGGGGCAATCCGACCATGCAATTGAAGACCATCCACTCTTTGTTAGCGTCTCcttcattcctcttcctcagctCATTCACTAGATTCGCAATGTTCATGCTATCAACCGTCAAATTTACGCCAAACGATCGGGCATGATCGTGAAGTCGCCTCTTTGTATCGTCAAAATTCCAGTTCAATTGAGCATCTTGACCACGACGCTCTTCGTCGCAAGTCAATGATGTGAGCTTCAACGTTTTGTTCCTCTGCGCGACGGCCTCGATCACCGGTGGCCATTGAATACCTTCTCCCATATCGAAATCCACGATATGGATTGTCTCTACCCCATCGGGCATCGCCTCGAGTAAGGCTGAGTTTGCAGCGAAGTGAGCGAACCTTCCGTAGGGAAACGCCTGGTAAAATGCGAAGAAAGCTGCCTCAAAGTTCTTGCACGACTCGCGTGTCAAGCAATCGCTCCGGTTCTCAGGAGTTTGGAACAAGTAGAAGGCAAGCCGCTCCAGCGCCTCGCCCAGAGGGCTCGATTTCTCAGCGATGCGCGTCGAGATGACCTCCATGAGCTCCTTTTGCTCGTGATTCCCGGCCTCACAATAGGCCTTGAGCAGGTGATGGAGGCTGAGCAAGTTGTCAACCTCCATTTCTTTGGCGGGCAAGGTCCAGGGCAACCGTGTCGTCGCAGACGCACCTGCAGAATTAGACTCTTCCGACTTTGACAAAGTGCTCGTTGGGCTCCATGCCTCCGCCGCCGCTTTTTGCGAAGCAAAACTCCCGTCACTCATCTCCGAAGTGTTCTCAGGTTCATCACCATTCAAAAAGGCCTCCAATCCTTCGAAATCCATGGTGAAATCCTCAAGCTCACACCCGACTCCTGGCGATGCATCGAAAGCAGTATGCATGCCGAACTGGACAATCGAATCGTCGGTAATATCGCTAATCGGCGAAGGGATCATACCATAATCACCAACCTGGAAATCAAAATTGGAGCTATAGTTTCCAAGTGGGTTGATCGTCGAAGTGGTGAGGTTGTGAAATGGCCAGGAAGCTGGAGGAGACCCTGATTGCATCACCATCTTTCAGGAAGGTCTCACCTTGTTTTAGCTGAAGAGATGGAAATCTGGATGAAGTTGATTAGACGATAAGGATCAGGACTATTTATATTAGATCTATATGATTAAACAATTGAACAGAAAAGGACATGATATAAAATaaaaccaatcaatcattctGAGTCTTTTACGTATTTTTCTATTAGAGTTTGGTTCCAGCCTAATTCCTTGTTGAAATCTTCCCCTTTGCTTGGCAGCTGCTAAGACGTTTCCAGGTTGCGGACGATGTATTTTTCACGaatgatcaaattgattttaCGTTACTATCATATTTAGTCTGTTGTTTTCAGTGTCGCTAGCATTAGGACCCGGGAAGGAATACCAGTCTTGTAAAACTGCTCGTCCTGAAAATTAGTGAGAAAACGTGAGCAAAGACAGCTACGGTCAACAACGTTAGGGAATATTTACGGGTCGGTTAACGTGTTGTGTAAGTAAATATATGTGGGGAATTTAACAATAAGTAAACTCAAAGGTGAAAGTTCCGAACAAAAATTCGAAACTAATCTCGTCTTCGATTAGTCCTAGGCAGGTTTTGTTACCGTGACGCAAATATCACCAAGCACAAAAGGACACCATTGGGGTCCAAAGCACAGAGTCGCAATTTGGTCTAGGACGCTTctactttttcatttaaaaagaCGGGCTTTCTTTCACCGTGCTAGTAGATTTCTAAATAAAGTTTGTACGTCTTAAAACATCACTAATTAGAAGTATTACCGGTGACTTGATTTCCCTAAAACTTTGTTGCGATAACTTGCTCGTATTCTGGTGAAGTTACCAACTTTGTCCAACAGGTTGCAAATTATCGATATTTTCgtatcttttacttcttcttttttttattacgaaGACTTTATACTTACCAActctcatttaaataaattagtctTTAATTAGTGACATACCAAGTTTTTTTGATTAAATTGTCAATAAGTTTTGGATTACTAATTCTAATTTGAGTTAATTACtaacttcattttattttcttaaaattcatCAACTTTTGTTATCTTTTACCAACTTTATTTGTTTTTCGGACAAAACGCATTAAGGTCACGAACTCGTGTAAAAATTTGCGGACCTTTGTTTGTGTGACTTACTACCGTTTTTCCAATTAGGTCACcaattagttttcatttaaaaaCTTAACATTCGATTTGCTTACATACATTTATTTGTTTCAACATAAAATTACCAACTTCACTATTGAGTTTCCTACTTTTATTTGACAAGCTTAACACTCCATTAATTTACTAActcattttataaaatttcgACCTTAATTAGAGTAATTACTaacttttttccaattaaattaccaactttttttgttGCACTAACTCTTATTAGAGTTAGttacaggcatttttttttccatgagtATGGTATACGTATAAGAGTTgggataatttttcaaaaagtcgTAAACCTATCCTAATTTAGTTATAAGcatttcaatttggccaatttaattcgaagcattttgacaatttgttaatttagtcctttaGGCCAATTCTCGATGTAAATTGACCATATGGATAACAACTGTCTTAAGTGGCACGGTTAGCGTTGACATGaacattttttgcaattttttttttttttttataaaaactaaatttttcataatttttattttctttttttttttttgctgtgcTTTTTCCCAAAAGGTCCAGCCACAGTCACCGACCAATAAGGGAGGGCCGAGGCGGCCTCGCTTTTGTGTGAGGCGAGGGCTATCGCCACCATCAATAAGGCCCCATGAACCtctgaggaaaaagaacagtagaaaagaagaataaacaaataattaaaaaaaaactcacaaaTAATTTCACATCATCGCCAACCATATCACTTAGAATGATCAATGTCTACGACATCAATATCCGGCCAAAATTCGTGGGAATGACTAacttggcaaattatcaaaagatttatgattaaatttgctaaattaaaaggtttagtgTTGAATTGaccatacaataagtttaaaaaaaaattggacatttttccttttaagagTTAGTTAAGGC harbors:
- the LOC104453210 gene encoding protein NODULATION SIGNALING PATHWAY 2 → MVMQSGSPPASWPFHNLTTSTINPLGNYSSNFDFQVGDYGMIPSPISDITDDSIVQFGMHTAFDASPGVGCELEDFTMDFEGLEAFLNGDEPENTSEMSDGSFASQKAAAEAWSPTSTLSKSEESNSAGASATTRLPWTLPAKEMEVDNLLSLHHLLKAYCEAGNHEQKELMEVISTRIAEKSSPLGEALERLAFYLFQTPENRSDCLTRESCKNFEAAFFAFYQAFPYGRFAHFAANSALLEAMPDGVETIHIVDFDMGEGIQWPPVIEAVAQRNKTLKLTSLTCDEERRGQDAQLNWNFDDTKRRLHDHARSFGVNLTVDSMNIANLVNELRKRNEGDANKEWMVFNCMVGLPHMGRTTTTRRVNDFFRVAKEFLADRADWFAHTAGIITFGDGNGFEKLKNCSTLGDFFDNLLRRYHSILESMQSDFPPQLSESRIAMEMLFVAPFISSLSWLHRWGEMRNGTDAPVAQGLDRLRIARESVVEAQEMLKGKTSYEVKLGEQGNEMFLEWKGHELARFSSWEYRPKRW